One Clostridium sp. CM027 genomic window carries:
- a CDS encoding cell wall metabolism sensor histidine kinase WalK: MKRKLIYKLELKVVFNILLAFLLSALTMAVMYIMWKFFLEIGAIYSQQVLDRIYRARLHYDFIKIAIELWIIIFISYSHLLLYKKIKYFVEVDEHIKAIAEGRIDKKIPEQSKAELGKIAKNMNEIIEKLNKSIEEERRSEQTKYELITNVSHDLRTPLTSILGYLELIDKDKYKDEVELRYYVNIAYEKSKRLNNLINDLFQYTIMRNSTLKLNKELINVIELINQMVLEFRLEFRKVDIECRTYFSEDKLLIVADAVKMARAFENLISNGMNYGSGTEYIDICTRKENNSAVIEIINYGEPIPSIDVPFIFERFYRVEKSRSGFTGGSGLGLAITKSIIELHEGEIFVESNYERTAFIIKLPLDS; encoded by the coding sequence TTGAAAAGAAAACTTATATATAAATTAGAGTTAAAAGTAGTTTTTAATATATTACTTGCTTTTCTATTATCAGCATTAACAATGGCAGTAATGTATATTATGTGGAAGTTTTTTTTGGAAATAGGTGCAATCTATTCACAACAAGTTTTAGATAGAATTTATAGGGCAAGGCTACATTACGATTTTATAAAGATAGCAATTGAACTATGGATAATAATTTTTATAAGTTATTCCCATTTATTGCTTTACAAGAAGATTAAGTACTTTGTAGAAGTCGATGAACATATAAAAGCTATAGCAGAGGGTAGGATAGATAAAAAGATACCAGAACAATCGAAAGCAGAGCTAGGGAAAATAGCTAAAAATATGAATGAAATAATAGAAAAATTAAATAAATCAATAGAGGAAGAGCGGAGATCCGAACAAACAAAGTATGAATTAATAACAAATGTATCTCATGATTTACGTACTCCATTAACATCAATACTAGGGTATCTTGAACTCATAGATAAGGATAAATATAAAGATGAAGTTGAACTTAGATATTATGTAAATATTGCCTATGAAAAATCAAAACGATTGAATAATTTAATCAATGATTTATTTCAGTATACTATAATGAGGAATAGTACTTTAAAATTAAATAAAGAATTAATAAACGTAATTGAACTAATAAATCAAATGGTATTGGAATTTAGGCTAGAGTTTAGAAAAGTAGATATAGAGTGTAGGACATATTTTTCGGAGGATAAACTCTTAATAGTGGCTGATGCAGTTAAAATGGCTAGGGCATTTGAAAATCTAATTTCTAATGGCATGAACTATGGTAGTGGGACTGAGTATATTGACATATGTACTAGGAAAGAAAATAATAGTGCGGTTATAGAGATAATTAATTATGGTGAGCCAATACCAAGTATAGATGTACCTTTTATTTTTGAAAGGTTCTATAGAGTTGAAAAATCACGTTCAGGATTTACTGGAGGTTCAGGATTAGGTCTCGCTATAACCAAAAGTATAATAGAGCTTCATGAAGGTGAAATTTTTGTTGAAAGCAATTATGAGAGAACTGCTTTTATAATTAAATTGCCCTTGGATAGTTAA
- the vanG gene encoding D-alanine--D-serine ligase VanG — MKKKTIAIIFGGCSSEYEVSLQSAYSVIISLNLEYYDVILIGITRWGVWMRYDGSPEQIRDNTWMDIGACVPAIISPDRHIHGMLEFYDDKIIATRIDVVFPVLHGKNGEDGTVQGLLTMAGIPFVGCDTLSSAMCMDKDIAHKIVHLAGVKTPPSILLRSKISDAELMERIVPLKFPMFVKPVSGGSSLGITKVSQESELQGAIAVAFQYDNKILIEEAINGFEVGCAVLGNDSLTIGEVDEIELSNGFNDYIEKYTPKTSQIHMPARIDADMAVRIKRTSVIIYQALRCSGFARVDLFLTPDRDIIFNEVNTIPGFTSHSRYPNMLKGIGMTFDKIVDSLIMLEMRR, encoded by the coding sequence ATGAAAAAGAAAACAATTGCAATCATATTTGGGGGATGTTCTAGCGAATATGAGGTTTCCTTACAATCTGCTTATTCTGTTATTATAAGCCTTAACCTGGAATATTACGATGTAATCCTAATCGGTATTACGCGGTGGGGAGTTTGGATGAGATATGATGGTTCACCGGAGCAAATTCGTGACAATACATGGATGGATATTGGGGCCTGTGTTCCGGCTATTATTTCACCTGATCGGCATATTCATGGGATGCTTGAGTTTTATGATGATAAGATAATTGCGACCAGAATTGATGTGGTTTTTCCCGTCCTTCATGGAAAAAACGGTGAGGACGGAACAGTACAAGGTTTATTGACGATGGCTGGTATCCCTTTTGTAGGATGCGACACGTTGAGCTCGGCAATGTGCATGGACAAAGACATTGCCCATAAAATCGTTCATTTGGCTGGAGTAAAAACGCCCCCATCAATTTTGCTTAGATCTAAGATTTCCGATGCAGAACTGATGGAGCGGATTGTTCCCTTAAAATTTCCAATGTTTGTTAAACCCGTAAGTGGAGGGTCCTCTCTTGGCATCACAAAGGTTTCGCAAGAGAGTGAACTTCAAGGTGCGATCGCTGTCGCCTTTCAGTATGACAATAAGATCCTCATAGAGGAAGCAATCAATGGATTCGAAGTTGGTTGCGCTGTCCTTGGCAATGATTCACTTACTATTGGAGAGGTGGATGAGATAGAACTGTCGAATGGGTTTAATGATTATATCGAAAAATACACCCCGAAAACCTCCCAAATTCATATGCCTGCCCGCATTGACGCAGATATGGCTGTGCGGATCAAGCGGACATCTGTCATAATTTATCAGGCGCTGCGATGTTCCGGATTTGCACGGGTAGACCTATTTTTAACACCGGATAGAGATATCATTTTTAATGAAGTCAATACCATTCCCGGGTTTACTTCTCATAGCCGCTATCCCAATATGCTTAAAGGAATTGGTATGACTTTTGATAAAATTGTAGATTCCCTAATAATGCTGGAGATGAGACGATGA
- a CDS encoding YsnF/AvaK domain-containing protein, whose product MSILDGFFEKGDSAVKKTTDDTANLSLRKEELDISKSRVQKGDVEISKEILEEHKKVEVPVIREEVVIERRTLNNEASDSPITSEETINIPVSEEKVNVGKHTVITGEISAHKHEIENTVHIDETLKREEARINKIGDVNIIDNGTDQKQ is encoded by the coding sequence ATGAGCATACTTGATGGATTTTTTGAAAAAGGTGATTCCGCTGTCAAAAAAACTACTGATGATACCGCAAACCTTAGTCTGCGCAAAGAAGAGCTTGATATTTCGAAAAGCAGAGTACAAAAAGGTGATGTAGAAATTAGTAAGGAAATTTTAGAAGAACATAAAAAAGTTGAAGTACCCGTAATACGTGAAGAAGTAGTAATTGAAAGAAGAACCTTAAACAATGAAGCAAGTGATTCCCCTATTACTAGTGAAGAAACCATTAACATTCCTGTAAGTGAGGAGAAAGTTAATGTAGGTAAACATACAGTAATAACAGGTGAAATTTCAGCTCATAAACACGAAATTGAAAATACAGTGCATATAGATGAGACCCTTAAACGAGAAGAAGCTCGAATAAATAAAATTGGTGATGTCAATATAATTGACAATGGAACCGATCAAAAACAATAA
- a CDS encoding ABC transporter permease has protein sequence MFKLMKLEMKKVKMGGYIKGAIIANIIIIAMLVAIIFVSKHEGEIEFTSILFTFSMVDRMVKANFTIFASVLIARFIIEEYKSNTITVLFMYPISRKKLIMAKLLIVVLFTFISTVLSNIFIDLVLCIINNFYNFTPDKLTSSTIIRSFMTIGINALASTGMGLIPLYFGMRKKSVPTTIVSSILIVSIVCSDMGGVSLSNIISISIALSIIGGFIAYLSIRNIEHIDAIK, from the coding sequence ATGTTTAAATTAATGAAATTAGAAATGAAGAAGGTTAAGATGGGGGGGTATATAAAAGGAGCGATAATCGCAAACATAATTATAATAGCTATGTTAGTAGCAATAATTTTTGTATCCAAACATGAAGGGGAAATAGAGTTTACTAGCATTCTTTTTACTTTTTCTATGGTTGATAGAATGGTAAAAGCTAATTTCACAATATTTGCTTCAGTGCTTATTGCTAGGTTCATAATTGAAGAATATAAAAGCAATACAATTACGGTATTGTTTATGTATCCTATAAGTAGAAAAAAATTGATTATGGCTAAATTACTTATTGTTGTATTATTCACCTTTATATCTACAGTTTTATCTAATATTTTTATAGATCTTGTTTTATGCATTATTAATAACTTTTACAATTTTACGCCTGATAAATTAACCAGTTCCACAATAATAAGGAGTTTTATGACTATTGGTATTAATGCTTTAGCTTCTACCGGTATGGGACTAATCCCTCTATATTTTGGGATGAGAAAAAAATCGGTACCTACTACGATAGTATCTTCAATATTAATAGTATCTATTGTATGCTCCGATATGGGGGGGGTCTCATTAAGTAATATTATTTCAATATCAATAGCACTTTCTATTATAGGAGGATTTATTGCGTATCTATCTATAAGGAATATAGAACATATAGATGCGATTAAATAA
- a CDS encoding sensor histidine kinase KdpD yields the protein MIIFLLIVIVILLGIIYIQHKSKKHRSDNLKYIHEKLNNIIKSNTGEKLLVFTDDKEIIPILIEINKVLEHNQKILADYLKAEITMKKMLSNISHDLKTPLTVVLGYIETIKLDSDISSEERNFLLSKVENKTKEVMKLINKFFDLAKLESGDTDIPLTRININEVCKKNILAFYDILTNKGFEVIIDIPKINIYCLGNEEALDRIINNFISNAIKYGNDGMVLGLTLRSDEEYVYVEVWDKGKGISETHQDRVFERMYTLEDSRNKLYQGSGLGLTITKRLVEKLEGEIILESKPYEKTSFIFKLKRITY from the coding sequence ATGATTATTTTTTTATTAATAGTAATAGTTATTTTATTGGGTATCATTTACATTCAGCATAAATCCAAAAAACATAGAAGTGACAATTTAAAGTACATTCATGAAAAGTTAAACAATATTATAAAAAGCAACACCGGTGAAAAGCTTTTAGTCTTTACTGACGATAAAGAGATTATACCCATTTTAATAGAGATTAATAAGGTTTTAGAACATAATCAAAAAATACTAGCAGATTATTTGAAGGCTGAAATAACAATGAAGAAAATGCTTTCAAATATCTCTCATGATTTAAAAACACCACTTACAGTGGTGCTTGGGTATATTGAAACAATAAAACTGGACAGCGATATAAGCAGCGAAGAAAGAAATTTCTTATTATCAAAGGTTGAAAATAAAACAAAAGAAGTGATGAAGCTCATTAATAAGTTCTTTGACTTAGCAAAGCTAGAGTCAGGGGACACGGATATCCCACTAACAAGAATTAATATTAATGAGGTTTGCAAAAAAAACATATTAGCTTTTTATGATATTTTAACTAATAAAGGCTTTGAGGTTATTATTGATATTCCAAAAATCAACATTTATTGTCTAGGAAATGAAGAGGCGCTAGATAGAATTATAAATAATTTCATTTCAAATGCCATTAAATATGGAAACGATGGAATGGTTTTAGGATTAACACTTAGAAGTGATGAGGAGTATGTATATGTAGAGGTTTGGGATAAGGGTAAAGGCATTAGTGAAACGCATCAAGATAGGGTCTTTGAAAGAATGTACACCCTTGAGGATTCAAGAAATAAACTGTATCAGGGCAGTGGTCTTGGTCTTACAATAACTAAAAGACTTGTAGAAAAATTAGAGGGAGAGATAATCCTCGAGAGCAAACCTTATGAGAAAACGTCATTTATTTTTAAATTAAAAAGAATAACCTATTAA
- the vanW gene encoding glycopeptide resistance accessory protein VanW — translation MTRKRITQIFPFLLPLRKMQRKNFFYIHMYFDKNSYAKTKEDNELLYKVFEAGSLLINDNSGFDLQYQINKVYNLKLAAKTVNNILIQPGETFSFWQLVKSADRYENYKDGLVLQDGKIVGEYGGGLCQLSNLIFWLLIHTPLTIVERHTHDIKTFSSEASDIPEATDATVSEGWLDLKVKNETNSIFQIKITFNDSYMQGCILTNKELDFTYEIFDRDISYYRKGCNVFQQVSIYQRKSDEKLQQFYDSLLYNNICEIGYQLHDDIEIIEKGE, via the coding sequence ATGACACGAAAGAGAATTACACAGATATTCCCATTTTTATTGCCACTTAGAAAAATGCAAAGAAAAAATTTCTTCTACATACATATGTATTTTGATAAAAACAGCTATGCGAAAACGAAAGAAGATAATGAATTACTCTACAAGGTATTCGAAGCAGGGTCTTTGTTGATAAACGACAACAGTGGATTTGATTTACAATATCAAATTAATAAAGTATATAACCTAAAACTTGCTGCCAAAACAGTTAACAATATTTTAATACAACCTGGAGAAACCTTTTCCTTTTGGCAACTTGTCAAATCAGCCGACCGTTATGAAAATTATAAAGATGGATTAGTCTTACAGGATGGAAAAATAGTAGGGGAGTATGGTGGTGGACTTTGTCAATTAAGTAATTTAATTTTTTGGTTGCTGATTCACACCCCACTTACAATTGTAGAGAGACATACCCACGATATTAAAACATTTTCATCAGAAGCAAGTGATATTCCCGAAGCTACGGATGCTACTGTCAGTGAGGGGTGGTTGGATTTAAAGGTTAAAAATGAGACAAATTCCATATTCCAAATAAAGATTACATTCAATGACAGCTATATGCAGGGTTGTATTTTGACAAATAAAGAGCTAGATTTCACGTACGAAATATTTGATCGAGATATATCCTATTATAGAAAAGGGTGCAATGTATTTCAGCAGGTATCTATTTATCAAAGAAAGTCAGATGAAAAATTACAACAGTTTTACGATAGTCTTCTTTATAACAATATATGTGAAATAGGATATCAGTTACATGATGATATAGAAATTATAGAAAAAGGAGAATAA
- a CDS encoding ABC transporter ATP-binding protein: MEYILKTSNLTKTYNGKEVVANVNMNIKKGEIYGFLGPNGAGKTTIMKIMTNLVKPTSGEVEIFGEKLTDTSYEVLKRLGSIIEYPVFYERLTARENLELHCGYMGYHDKGAIDKAIDLVNLKNIDNKLVKDFSLGMKQRLGIARAITTKPELLILDEPINGLDPIGIKDLRNLFKMLSKEYGITILLSSHSLGEIEQIADTIGVINSGRLIEEVSMQSIRESNTEYIELVTKDYKKASYILSNNLNISNFKVLDIGVIRIYEATVPQSIISKTLVLNDVLIEEITKKNSSLEEHFLNLLNGGDMDV, translated from the coding sequence ATGGAATATATACTAAAAACTAGTAATTTGACTAAAACATATAATGGCAAAGAAGTGGTAGCAAATGTGAATATGAATATTAAAAAGGGTGAAATTTATGGATTTCTAGGACCAAATGGTGCAGGGAAAACAACAATTATGAAGATAATGACAAATCTAGTTAAGCCTACAAGTGGTGAAGTTGAAATTTTCGGCGAAAAGCTTACAGATACCTCTTATGAGGTTTTAAAAAGACTTGGTTCTATCATTGAATATCCCGTGTTTTATGAAAGGCTTACAGCCAGAGAAAATTTGGAGCTTCACTGTGGGTACATGGGTTACCACGATAAGGGAGCAATTGATAAAGCGATAGATCTTGTAAATCTAAAAAATATTGATAATAAACTAGTTAAAGATTTTTCTCTTGGTATGAAGCAAAGGCTTGGAATTGCAAGAGCAATCACAACCAAGCCAGAATTATTAATACTAGACGAACCTATCAATGGACTTGACCCAATAGGCATTAAGGATTTAAGAAATTTATTTAAAATGTTGAGTAAGGAGTACGGAATAACTATATTGTTATCTAGTCATAGTTTAGGAGAAATTGAGCAAATAGCGGATACCATAGGAGTTATAAATAGTGGTAGATTAATAGAGGAAGTTTCTATGCAAAGCATCAGAGAAAGTAATACAGAATATATAGAACTGGTTACTAAAGATTACAAAAAAGCGTCGTATATTTTATCAAACAATCTTAATATATCCAATTTTAAAGTTCTGGATATTGGTGTAATAAGGATATATGAAGCTACAGTACCACAAAGCATTATATCTAAAACCTTAGTTTTAAATGATGTTCTCATTGAAGAAATAACTAAGAAAAACAGTTCATTAGAAGAACACTTCTTAAACTTGTTAAATGGAGGTGACATGGATGTTTAA
- a CDS encoding ABC transporter permease — MFKLMKLEMKKVKMGGYIKGAIIANIVIIAIFAMTIVVSKNVGDIDFTSLPFTFSMVDTTVKATFIIFASVLIARFIIEEYKSNTITVLFMYPISRKKLIIAKLLIVVLFTFISTVLSNIFIDFVLCIINNFYNFTSDKLTSSTIIRSFMTIGINALASSGMGLIPIYFGMRKKSVPTTIISSILIVSIVCSNNGGYSLSDIIAIPIALSIVGVFIAYLTIRNIEHIDLIK, encoded by the coding sequence ATGTTTAAATTAATGAAATTAGAAATGAAAAAGGTTAAGATGGGGGGATATATAAAAGGAGCCATAATCGCAAATATAGTTATAATAGCTATATTCGCAATGACAATTGTTGTATCAAAAAATGTAGGGGACATAGACTTTACTAGCCTTCCTTTTACTTTTTCAATGGTTGATACCACGGTAAAAGCTACTTTTATAATATTTGCTTCAGTGCTTATTGCCAGGTTCATAATTGAAGAATATAAGAGCAATACAATTACGGTATTGTTTATGTATCCTATAAGTAGAAAAAAGTTGATCATAGCTAAACTGCTCATTGTGGTGTTATTCACTTTTATATCTACAGTTTTATCTAATATCTTTATAGATTTTGTTTTATGCATTATTAATAACTTTTACAATTTTACGTCTGATAAATTAACCAGTTCCACAATAATAAGGAGTTTTATGACTATTGGTATTAATGCTTTAGCATCTAGCGGTATGGGACTAATTCCTATATATTTTGGGATGAGAAAAAAATCGGTACCTACTACAATAATATCTTCAATATTAATAGTATCTATTGTATGTTCTAATAATGGAGGGTACTCATTAAGTGATATTATTGCAATACCAATAGCACTTTCTATTGTAGGAGTATTTATTGCGTATCTAACTATAAGGAATATAGAACATATAGATTTGATTAAATAA
- a CDS encoding response regulator transcription factor has protein sequence MGKNILVVDDDKEIVNLIEIYLTNEGHDIYKAYDGEQALQVIDNYNINLIILDIMMPKIDGIEVCNKVREKLNIPIIMLSAKNQDSDKIKGLLSGADDYMVKPFNPLELMVRVKSIFRRIYEFDKNSNELKDRDIIVIGPLKIKKSTHRVEVYNKIIALTSTEFEILHVLANNPGRVFSAEEIFQRVWKEKYYQSNNTVMTHMSKLRDKLDEVLDGEKLIHTIWGVGYKIEKKTYI, from the coding sequence ATGGGTAAAAATATATTAGTTGTAGATGATGATAAAGAAATAGTTAATTTAATTGAAATATATTTAACCAATGAAGGACATGATATTTACAAAGCATATGATGGGGAACAAGCTTTGCAGGTTATAGATAATTATAATATAAATCTTATAATACTAGATATAATGATGCCTAAAATTGATGGTATAGAAGTGTGTAACAAAGTTCGCGAGAAGCTTAATATACCTATAATTATGTTAAGTGCTAAAAATCAAGATTCAGATAAAATAAAAGGGCTATTGTCAGGAGCTGATGATTATATGGTAAAACCATTTAATCCTTTAGAGCTTATGGTTAGAGTTAAGTCTATATTTAGAAGAATTTACGAATTCGATAAAAATAGCAACGAATTAAAAGATAGAGATATTATAGTTATAGGACCACTTAAAATTAAAAAATCCACTCATCGGGTAGAAGTATATAATAAGATTATTGCTTTAACTTCTACAGAGTTCGAAATATTACACGTCTTAGCTAATAATCCAGGGAGAGTTTTTAGTGCAGAAGAAATATTTCAAAGGGTTTGGAAGGAAAAATATTATCAATCTAATAATACAGTTATGACTCACATGAGTAAATTAAGAGATAAGCTTGATGAGGTTTTAGATGGTGAGAAACTTATTCATACTATATGGGGAGTAGGGTATAAAATTGAAAAGAAAACTTATATATAA
- a CDS encoding D-alanyl-D-alanine carboxypeptidase family protein has protein sequence MLKKPKKKTKVIFLSLLLMVVIVLLVYKSITIVGGRSLHDKSGDNKTTLRPSVMVASDPSSSISSNNLNSPHAILVCLNDHTIMMQKKGEEKINPASLTKIITAIVAIENLSNLQEKIELPNSMFKKLYNADASMAGFLPNEQVSAIDLLYGALLPSGGECSIGLADKIAGSEQNFVKMMNQKAAELGMNNTHFDNVTGLDNKNHYTTVKDMTIILSYALKNDTFRKIFTSSSYSTQSTNKHPDGITFNSTMFEKLNGSNIGGGKILGGKTGYTDKAGLCLASLAKVGGKEYILITVGAKGNHKSEQYNITDALTVYNNLGKK, from the coding sequence ATGCTTAAAAAACCTAAGAAGAAAACAAAAGTAATTTTTTTGTCATTATTATTGATGGTTGTCATTGTCCTTCTCGTATATAAATCTATTACTATCGTTGGAGGCCGATCTTTACATGATAAGAGTGGCGATAATAAAACCACGCTGAGGCCCTCGGTAATGGTAGCATCTGACCCATCTAGTTCTATATCTTCAAATAATCTGAATAGTCCTCATGCGATTCTGGTCTGCTTAAATGATCACACTATCATGATGCAGAAAAAGGGTGAAGAAAAAATTAATCCTGCGTCCTTGACCAAAATAATTACCGCAATTGTTGCAATAGAAAATTTGTCAAATTTGCAGGAAAAAATAGAACTCCCTAATTCTATGTTTAAAAAGCTGTACAATGCAGATGCTTCAATGGCCGGCTTCTTACCGAATGAGCAAGTCAGTGCAATTGACCTGCTATACGGGGCGCTGCTACCAAGTGGTGGGGAGTGTTCTATTGGGCTTGCCGACAAAATTGCTGGTTCAGAGCAGAACTTTGTAAAGATGATGAACCAAAAGGCGGCAGAGCTCGGTATGAATAACACCCATTTTGACAATGTGACTGGACTTGACAATAAAAATCACTATACAACGGTTAAGGATATGACTATAATTCTTAGCTATGCACTTAAAAATGATACATTCCGTAAGATTTTCACTTCTTCCAGCTATTCAACCCAATCCACGAATAAGCACCCTGATGGGATAACATTTAACAGTACAATGTTTGAAAAACTTAACGGTTCAAATATTGGTGGCGGAAAAATTTTAGGAGGAAAAACTGGGTATACCGATAAGGCTGGTCTATGCCTCGCAAGTCTCGCTAAAGTAGGCGGGAAAGAATATATTTTGATTACAGTCGGTGCTAAGGGAAATCACAAATCTGAGCAGTACAATATTACCGATGCATTAACAGTGTACAACAACTTAGGAAAAAAATAA
- a CDS encoding YsnF/AvaK domain-containing protein produces the protein MAMDSTENKNGKYMPKAAALKQSICDPNKNVTLKIKEEQLDISKEWMQTGDVKIYRESSTLQKSFTVPVELVDLVIEHTIPADITTKHKDMHTEVIRIPLSEESIEFTRHKVTLEDVSIYKQKIQDIKIIEATLKREEAKVKISGSLRIKD, from the coding sequence ATGGCAATGGATTCCACAGAAAACAAAAACGGTAAATATATGCCAAAAGCAGCTGCTTTGAAACAAAGCATATGTGACCCTAATAAAAATGTTACCCTTAAAATTAAAGAAGAACAACTTGATATCTCTAAAGAGTGGATGCAAACAGGAGATGTTAAGATTTATAGAGAGTCTTCTACGCTACAAAAAAGTTTTACTGTGCCTGTTGAACTCGTAGATCTTGTAATAGAACATACAATTCCTGCAGATATTACTACAAAACACAAAGATATGCATACAGAAGTAATACGCATCCCTCTTAGTGAAGAAAGTATCGAATTTACAAGGCACAAAGTTACTTTAGAAGATGTATCCATATATAAACAGAAGATACAAGATATAAAAATCATTGAAGCAACATTAAAAAGAGAAGAAGCTAAAGTTAAGATATCTGGCTCCCTAAGAATTAAAGACTAA
- a CDS encoding M15 family metallopeptidase, whose amino-acid sequence MKKKIGVILILGIVCLMYINSKYGSIKVIGDVIERNAYIESIKDMSNDNSNVDDGELMLVNRKNTLDKDYVPHNLKVAKVKIYPNVSNEEMQMEGNAVDALKRLFDKGEEEGIILYALSGYRSYATQKELYENSIKIRGKGYTYKYVATVGKSEHQSGLAMDITNAEKSTGFENTKEGKWLQENAYKFGFIIRYGKGKEDITGYNYEPWHVRYVGVENSEKIYSKDITLEEFLGS is encoded by the coding sequence GTGAAGAAGAAAATCGGAGTGATTTTGATTTTAGGAATTGTATGCTTAATGTATATAAACAGCAAATATGGTAGTATAAAAGTTATAGGGGATGTAATTGAAAGGAATGCTTATATTGAATCTATTAAAGATATGTCTAATGACAATAGCAATGTAGATGATGGAGAGTTAATGTTAGTGAATAGAAAAAATACTCTGGATAAGGATTATGTTCCACATAATTTAAAAGTGGCAAAGGTTAAAATTTATCCTAACGTGTCAAATGAAGAAATGCAAATGGAAGGGAATGCAGTAGATGCACTTAAAAGACTATTTGATAAAGGTGAGGAGGAAGGAATTATACTTTATGCATTATCTGGTTATAGGTCTTATGCAACTCAAAAAGAGTTATATGAAAATAGTATTAAAATAAGAGGGAAAGGGTATACATATAAGTATGTGGCAACGGTAGGTAAAAGTGAGCATCAATCAGGGTTAGCAATGGATATAACTAATGCTGAAAAGAGTACAGGTTTTGAAAACACTAAAGAAGGTAAATGGCTTCAAGAGAATGCTTATAAATTTGGATTTATAATAAGATATGGAAAAGGAAAAGAAGATATTACAGGTTATAATTATGAACCTTGGCATGTAAGGTATGTAGGTGTCGAGAATTCAGAGAAAATTTACTCAAAAGATATTACTTTGGAGGAGTTTTTAGGATCTTAA